The genomic region AGAGAAGAGGATAAAGACGATTGTGCTAACGTCAAACCTGGATAAGCCGATATACCCCTGTGGGGCCTGTCTCCAGGTAATGAATGAGTTTGGTGTTGAGGAGGTAATTATTGTTCATGGTGATAGGGTGATTAGGCATAGCTTCAATGAGTTGTTTCCAAGACCATTTAGTGATTGGAGGAAGCAGGGATGATAAGTGACTAGGTATTACGGGCCTTCAAAACCACAGACTGGGCATTTGTATGGATTCCCAGTTCTCCTACAGTGCTCGCATCTCCAGATCTCAGCCTTACCACAGTTTGGGCATAGGAAGTGTGTTGCCCTCTCATATGGCTTTATTGGCTTACCACACGAACTACACACTGGTACGGTTGGTCCATGGAGTACTGGCCTCGGCCTCTCAACCCTGGGTAGCGCCATTGGGTATCGCGGGGCAATCACTAATTTAAGCATTTCTATAACGTTATTAATGCGTGAGTAATCCTTAATAAAGCCGGGTACCTATGGTAACGAGATGGACGTTAATAAGGTAATAGATACGGCAATATTCATGCTAGTGATTATACTGGCTGCCGTATTAACATACTTTCTACTTGCCAGGGTCGTTGCACCACCATCAAAACTACACAGTGGTGTTACCGAGATTACGTACCCCATTGGAACATCAAGCATCGTTATATGGCCACCATATTTCCAATTGGACAATGCATCATTGATATACGCAGCCTTCAGTAATTATAGTTTGATATATGGGCCGAGCACGGCGCCAATCAAGGTATTAATACTGTATAACCCAGTCATGCCTCCCGCAACTAATTTCACGGTTAATAACATTAATTACATACTCAATACCTCGGGGAAGGGGCTTGTTCAGTATGAGATTGCATTTAATGTTTACTCATACATGGGTACCATGTCCGCATCGCCATTAACCACTGCCGAGCTTAATGTGGCGTCAGTGGCGTACTGCCTATACTTCAATACGACTAATAAGGATAACGCCTTACTCTTCCTTAATAGGGTTGGCTCGATAATTGGTTCGAACGCGAGCAGCATAGCTAATTTAACGAGTATTTCATCAGTACAGTCAATACTTAATAGTATGGGTATTAACATAAACGCCACATCCTGCGTCAATGAGTATGAGCAGTATGTAATGAGGTACCAGGGCGAGGTTGGTTTAGTACTCAGTCTATATTATGTGCCACCATTCGTAACACCATCGCCACTCACGTATGAGGTGCCCCTTAACTCACCAATAGTATTCATGCTTGGTTACAACTCATTGACTGGCGCTTACGATGATACAGTAAATAATATACAGTTACCAATATTCGTGCAAAACCTAATGACCCAGAAATTCATGTACCAAAACCTAAGTGGCTAACTAATCATACTACTTATCAAGCCCCTTAGCGCCGTTATCTCGAAGTACTCAACATTCGCGGCTATATAGAGAAGTATCACTGATATTAGGTAATATATTATTAATGCCGTGACATCGCCCTTACCAATACGTCTACCGCCACGCAATGAATTAATGAGATCCCTCGTGAAGGTTATTGAGCCAGTCGTGGAGAAGGCATATGCGAGGAGTTCTATGATTCCATGAGGGAAGAACATTGTTATGAATAGGGATATTACGAGACCAATTATTGAGTTTAACGCATATGCCACATACACGCCTAGTACGAACCCCGTCATTACTAGGGCAAGCACGAAGAAGAGTGGGCCAACCACGGGGATTGCCATTAGTGAGTCAATCTCCAGGTTATGAAGGAAGATGTAATTTGGGCCTAGATCAGCGGTGCTTATTAATTGATTACGTAACGAATTAATCACTGATTGGTTTACGAACGAGGGACCGACATAAAAACCAATTATTGATAGGAGTACCAGTAGGATTAATTCAACCACATAGGTCAGGGCAACCCTCTTGATATTAATTATCATAATGTCTCACTCTAAGTAATTGTTAGGGCGTGAGGAGGGTTTGGGAAGATCTGCGTTCAAATCCTTCGTCACCGCTCGGTGCATCCCTCCTATCTTCATTACGTGTAGAGCCATTATGAAGTACTTAAGCCTTACTTACATAATCAACGTCTACCCATCGTTTCGAGTAGTCTATTAATTACTATCCTCCTAACGAACTCCTCACGTTCATCCTCATCAAGCTTAAGCCTAACGAACCTCGCACTCTCAACGATCCTGGGCAGTAGTACGTTGTCTATGGCATTGACCATTCTCTGGTACTCCCTAACTCTAGCCAGTAACGTATAGAATAGGCTTTCTAGATTCATCATCTCTGAAATGGCCTTGAAATTGCCGTAAATACCGTATAGGGCGCTATCGAGCTCTGGTGGTATTGCGAAGATTCCATAATTAGGGCTTGAAACACCCCTAAACTCAAGCCCCCTGAACTTAAGTCCCTCCATTATTATGTCCACAAACTCCACGTCAACGGATGGCCTCACAACCTCGCTTAATTTGCCGTAATCCTCTATGCTAATCTTCGAAACCGCAGCCTTAAGCATTAGGGATACCCTGTTCAATTCCTCGTATACGCTCTTCCTGGCACTCTCGAGCTTTGGTATTATTGCTCTAATCCTCTGTATTGTCGCATTCCTCGCATCCTCAACCGTCTTCTTAATACTCCTGTAAAGCCTCTCTTGGTTCCTCAGTCTTAATAGGGTTAGCCTTGATGGTACTGGCCTCTCAAAGGCCACGTAGTTAAGGAACGTTTTATATTTTTAAACATTATTACATAAGGACTGAGGCCTCAGTAGATGAGTAGGGTAAGCCAGGCGGAAGCTTGGAGGAGGGTTAGAAGTGTGCTGGAGATGAGTGATTTAGTACTTGAGGTTATTGATTCTAGGGATCCCGTGGAGACCAGGAATAAGAGGGTTGAAGAATTACTGAATAAGTTAGGTAAGCCATTGATAATCGTAATTAACAAGGCTGACTTAGTGCCTATCGAAGTGCTTAAGGAGTGGAAGGAGTACCTCGGTCGGGAGCATCCCACGGTGTTCATAAGCGCTAAGAATAGGTTAGGCACTAGGAAGCTAATAGTCAGTATTAAGCAACACGCACCTAGACTCCCTGTTAGGGTCTCCGTGGTTGGCTATCCAAACGTGGGTAAGTCAACAATAATTAATTACCTTAAGGGCAGGCATGTTGCGGAGACGAGTCCAGTGCCTGGTTGGACAATTGGCGAACAGGTAGTTAGAGCCAAGCAGTGGCTTATAGTCATAGATACGCCCGGCGTTATACCGCCTGAGGAGGTTAGGGATGAGGCGTTACTTATTATTAAGGGTGCCATAGACCCTACCAAGCTTGAGGACCCTGTTTTACCAGCGGTAAAGTTAATAATGAGGATTAAGTCGTTCAACCCCAAGGCATTTATGGATAGGTATGGCATTGATGCAGAGGACCCAATGGAGCTCCTGGAATTAGTTGGTAGAAAAAGGGGATTGCTCCTAAAGGGTGGTAAGGTGAATATTAGGGAGGCTGCTATCGCCGTGATTAGGGATTGGATACTCGGTAAATTAACCTATTACTATAGGCCTGGGGTGATTGGTAATGCCTAGGAAGCTCGTACCCATGGTGCTTAAGCCATCGGTTAGGCCGCTTAAGTATTACGACATTGTCGGTGACTTAATGATTAACTTCCTAATGAATAGGAGGGTTGCCATTATTAGGCAGGTTAATGATACGGCGACATTAATGACAAGAATTAGGCATGAAGATGGGAGCAAATTACCAATTATTATTAATAATAAGGATGAGTTGATTAGATATGTTAAGGCTGGTGGTATTGACTTCATGGCCTCCGTGAGTACGGCATTGTCAAAGGGCATTGATATGGTGATAATTGATGTTAAGGGCGGTAAGAAGGTTTGGATGGTTGATAGGGGGTTGGAGTTGATGGACTTAATAGTTACTGCTGTACGTACCGTCTTCGAGTACGTTGGTTTAATGAATAATGCAGTAATATTTGATGGTATGAATGGGTTTAAGGTAATTGCATCATTATCGAAGGATGTCGATGATAATTATATGAAGCCCTTCGTTGATTTGGTTAGTGAGACCGTGAATAGGAGCTTAAAATCCCTCGATTTATTTAAGGCATATGGTAATGATGTAATTATCGGTGGTAATACAATGCTTAAGGTCAAGATGTATAGGGTACCCCTATCCCTGCACTGGTCGACTAAGCTCTCGGCAATACCACTTGCAAGGGTTTATGACTTCCTGACCCTTTACGCCGACCCATCAAACGTGATTAGACGTTTAGAGACTAATAGGAGGTTGCTTGAACCACTGCTTAATAGGAACCCTGTTGATAAACTAATCGATACTGTGAATAGGTGGGTTAATAATGATTATTCATTAGTTTATTACATTAAGGGTATTATTAGGGATAGAATTAAATACGGCAATATAGATGCAAAATTAGGAATTGATAGAGAAAACCTTAAAACATAGCATTAATCCTATAGGCGATAACAATGAAAAGAGTCGTAATGGCGTTCATAGTCATTGGCATAATAATACTCATAATGTCTAATATAAGGATTGCATTACCAATAACTAATACAGTGCTGCCTAACTTTAACGATATTGTGAATGTAACACCTGGGTTAAAGCTAATAGTCAGCGATACAAACGGTTCATTAACACTAATACCGGTCAGGGGCTATTCATTATTTATAGATACCATTGATTACTTATCACCAATATTTGTCTTTGTAGGAATAATAATATCAATAGTCCTATTAATAATTAAGAGGAATCAAAGCATCGATGTGTCGGACCCGTTATTCTTCGGAATAGTACTAATGCTCATTGTTGCCCTGATATTCTCATTACCCATACCAACCCAAATATACTTAAATGAGAATGGCATCACTCAGTCAATACTTGTTGGCGTTAATGCGTATGTTGGGTTCTCATCAATAACGTACTTAATAGGCGCGGTATTACTCATGATGAGTACCTGGCTTTACCGTGAGAAGGCTGTCATGGAGGATGCATACTCGGATATTGATCAATTAATGAGTATGACCATCATGCTTAAGAGTGAGGAGGAGACAGAGCGGTCTGAGGATAATGAAGAAGACCAGCAATAGGGGCGTAATCTGCTTCTTCTGCCTTAGGAGGGTCAGGGAGTACTACATCGTTGACTATGAAGTTAAGGAGCTGGATATGACATTCAAGGTCTACGCATGCCCTGAATGCTACGCTAAGATAATGTCACGGAAAGGAAAGCAAGCCCAGTGAAGGAATGCTAATACGTGAATTCCATTACCACCCTTATTTCATAAACGTCTCCAGGACACCCTAAAAGACCTTACGTTATCGATCAAACTATCAAATTCATTAATGAAGGAATTAACCTGATAGATACTGACCACTGGAACACCATCGATCAATTCCGTGGACGCCCTATGCCAAGTAATGACCACGGGTATGAGTACTGCCTCACCCCAACTAACGCCAATCCTACTCATCAAAACCTCAGGCTCCTTAGCAACCAACTCAACCTTCTCAAGGTGCCTACTCACTATCTGCCGTATTGACGATGAGACCCTCCTCCAACGCTTAGCTTCAATGAGGAAAACCCACGGTCTTCTATGGGCAATCACATCAAACTCAACCCTAGAACCAGCCACAGGAACCCTAAGCCTGCTAACAACCTTAAACCCCCACTCTTCAAACACCAACCTAATTAAGGCCTCGAATTCATCCCACGGCAAGTACCTCGATATAGACTCAAGGTCAATAAACAACCCCTTACCCACAAAATACCTAATTAACCTATGTGGAGGCATGACGGACTTATAACCATCACCAACCCTAACCAAAACCCCATCACTCATTAGCGAATTAATGAAATCCTCAATCGCAGAATCACTAACACTAGATACCGCCTTAAGTGACTCACGTGTAAAAACACCATCCTTAGAAACGATAATTAACGCCCTAACAAGCCTCTCCCTCAGGCTCATCCTCAGTATACATTTTTAAGCGCCCACTTATAGTATTTTGCGGTGATGAAACTTCAGCGGCGGATGAAAACCGATGAATGCTGGGTCAGGGACTGAAACCACACAAAACACCACAAATCACGTTCCCCAACACCCTATCGAGACCCTCCAACACTAGAGAGAACCTACCAAACGACAACACTAAGCCTATCTACACCACCAATATTCTATTGAAATCTTCCCCACCAATCCCGATGTGGATATGCTCTATGCTGATGATGCTAACTTTCAATATTCTATTGAAATCTTCTTGGGTTTTAACGCTGAATACGATACATGACGTTTTAATGCTTTCAATATTCTATTGAAATCTTCGCGGGTCTAAGCAACACCGTGTTATCACCATTACTGGGCAGTGTGGCCTTTCAATATTCTATTGAAATCTTCTTGATAACGATTGACTTGATGCAGGCAATAACCGTTAACTCGACGACTGCTTTCAATATTCTATTGAAATCTTCAGGCTGAGATTTACGCGCCATGGGATGGCACGCGTTTTGTTACGTTAGAAGACTTTCAATATTCTATTGAAATCTTCAATAAGGGTTTCAGCGGTTGAAGGGGTTTCGTATGAGTATGAGGTCTTTCAATATTCTATTGAAATCTTCCAGGCGAATAAACCTGGCACTAACCCTAAGGAAACTACACAGGAAACTTTCAATATTCTATTGAAATCTTCATGGCAGTCCACGAGGCTTATATTAATACCATCATTGCCAATAATCCCTTTCAATATTCTATTGAAATCTTCCTCGAGCTGGCTTACTGGTGGTGGCGGTAGTGACTTCGGCACGAGCTTTCAATATTCTATTGAAATCTTCAACGAGGGTAGTGAATTCGAGGAGGGTATCATTATGATGCCCGAGAGCTTTCAATATTCTATTGAAATCTTCTACTGTGGTGTTTACCAGGGAATTTCATGTAGGGAGCTTGCTTTCAATATTCTATTGAAATCTTCGGCATGCAAATGGTTCTATGCGTGGTTGGGCATGGGTGACCCTTTCAATATTCTATTGAAATCTTCCCTCCCTGCTGGTCACTCCCCACCACCAGGTAGGGTTAGACTAATCTTTCAATATTCTATTGAAATCTTCTTCTTCATCCATGATTTGCACTGAGGCAATAAAGTGTGGATTTCCCTTTCAATATTCTATTGAAATCTTCGTGAAATTGTTTTAGTTGCTCAGGTTACAGAGAGCAACGTTGCTAGACTTTCAATATTCTATTGAAATCTTCCGGTGCGTTGGTTTATTTGGTTATTTTTAAGTTTTTCCTTTACCCTTGCTTGATTTTCATTGGAACATAAATCCCCATGAACATCCACGACACGCACTTGTTCCAACGACCCCCAACGAGACAGGTATTACTTGTCCCCACGGCACCATTCAATTACCCAACAACGCAACTATTCCAACGATGCCTTATACACTGCAAAATAATGAGTATGCGCGAACGAACCATGCACGTAGTGCTCGTTCAATGACTTGGTAAGTGGGGTTGATTAACTGCTTGAGGAGAAAAATGATTTTTAAATCAAGTTTACCCCCTTCATTCTAGGTAGTTATGAGTAAGGTTGATTCATCATTCGTGGATTATAGGCCGCCGATCACCGTGGTAGTCGGCCACGTTGATGTCGGCAAGACACTACTCCTTGATAAGATAAGGGGCACCTTCGTAGCCTATAGGGAGCCCGGCATGATAACGCAGCATATAGGCTTGTCATTCATACCCTGGAACGCCGTGGAGAGGATAGCCGACCCACTGCTCACGAAGTTTAGGCTTAAGGGTAAGGTGTGGATTAAGGGCTTCCTCATGGTCGACACGCCGGGCCACGCAGCCTTCTCCAACCTGAGACGTAGAGGCGGTTCTGTGGCTGATTTGGCTGTCTTGGTGATAGATATTACGAGGGGGTTTGAGGAGCAAACTTATGAAAGTCTCACCCTGATCAGGTCCAGGAACATACCCTTTGTGGTCGCAGCGAATAAGCTTGACAGGATATATGGTTGGGAACCCCATGAAAATGCGCCGTTCCTTGACTCATATGAGAAACAGAGGGAGGATGTTCAGGGTAGGGTTGAGGAGGCCATTGCGAGGATAATAGAGGAATTCAATAAGTTGGGTATGGATGCTGACAGATATGATAGAGTGAGGGACTTCAATACCCAGGTGCCTATTGTACCCACGAGTGCGGTCACTGGTGAGGGATTAGCCGACTTATTAGTTGTACTTGCTGGGTTAAGCCAGAGATTTAGTAGGGATAAGTTGAGGGTTACGTACGGGCCAGGTAAGGGCGTTGTCATGGAGATTAGGGAGGAGAAGGGCTGGGGTGTCACGGCAGATGTTGTGCTTTATGATGGGGTGATTAGGAAGGGAGACCTAATAGTTACAGCGGGGCTCGAGGGCCCAGTAAGCACTAAGGTTAAGATGCTCGTCATGCCAAAGCCACTTGACGAGATGAGGGATCCTGAGGATAGGTATATGTTCATGGATGAGGTTAAGGCAGCGGCTGGTGTAAAGATAATCGCTGATGGGCTTGACCAAGTCGTCCCAGGCGCACCCGTCTTCGTCGTTCCTCAGGAGGCTTCGCTGGACGAGTATGTGAAGTTGGTTAGGGAGGAGGTTTCGGAGGTTAAGATTGAGACTGATAGGGATGGTGTCGTTGCTAAGGCCGATACGTTGGGTACCCTCGAGGCAATGGTAATCTACCTTAGGAGTCAGGGTATACCCGTTAGGAAGGCCGACGTTGGTAATGTAAGTAGGAGGGACGTTGTTGATGCCTCAATTGTCAGGAGGAAGAACCCGCTCTACGGCGTCGTCCTAGCGTTCAACGTTAATGTTCCTCATGATGTCGAGGTGGAGGCCATGCAGTATGGGGTTAAGATATTTAGGAATGAGATACTGTATAGGCTTGTCGAGGAGTTCACCCAGTGGTATAAGGAACAGAAGACGAAGCTCATAGAGATGGAGCTCGATAAGTACGTAAGGCCTGGAAAGATAAGGATCCTCCCCGGCTACGTATTCAGGAGGAGTAATCCAGTCATTGTTGGTATTGCCGTGCTTGAGGGGGTGATAAAGCCTGGGTATCCATTGATAAGGGGTGATGGCAGGAGGGTAGGCACCATAATGCAGATTCAGGATAAGGGTAAGAACATACCAGAGGCTAGGAAGGGTATGGAAGTCGCAATATCAATAGAGGGTAATATAATGGTTGGTAGGCAGATTAAGGAGGGCGATGAGCTGTACGTGGATGTTCCTGAAGAGCACGCAATAACCCTAATGACACAATTCAAGGACCAATTAACGGAGGACGAAATAGCACTACTCAAGGAGATACTAAAGATCAAGCGTTCATCGAAATGATGAACCAAGTGATTTAGATTTATATTGTTCATGGATGATGTAAATATTATCAATAATCATAATTCTAAGGTATAGTAATTTATGTATGACTAGATAATGCTTATAAAGGAAAAATAGGCAAGAGGCACGGTGGTAACTATCTGGGACTGGAAAAGTATAGAATAGATCTCCCCATAGATGAAATACCAACATATTGGTACAACATACTCGCAGACTTGCCAGAACCACTGCCGCCACCGTATGATCCTGATAATGGTAAAAGGCTTGAGCTTCTTAAGCAGGTAATACCATCAGAGCCGCTGAGGCTTGAGTTCTCCACAGAGAGATTCGTGAAAATACCTGAAGAGGTCCTGGAACGTTACCTACAAGTGGGTAGACCAACGCCTTTAATCAGGGCGAAGAGGTTTGAGGAATACCTCAACGCGCCGGTCAGGATATATTTAAAGATGGAGGGATATACCTACACGGGTAGCCATAAGATAAACTCAGCACTTGCCTGGGTATATTATGCGCTCAAGGATGGTGCTAAGTTCGTGACTACAGAGACGGGTGCTGGGCAGTGGGGTTCGGCGGTGGCGTTAGCCGCGGCATTATTTAAGGTTAAGGCCCACATATTCATGGTTAGGGCTAGTTATTATGCAAAGCCATTGAGGAGGTACTTAATGCAGATGTATGGTGCTGAGGTCCATCCAAGTCCAAGCGAATTAACGGAGTTCGGTAGGAAGTTACTACGTGAAAACCCAAACCACCCAGGTAGCCTGGGCATTGCAATAACGGAGTCCGCCGAATATGCATTGAAGAATGGCGGTAAGTACGTG from Vulcanisaeta distributa DSM 14429 harbors:
- a CDS encoding GTPase, whose product is MSRVSQAEAWRRVRSVLEMSDLVLEVIDSRDPVETRNKRVEELLNKLGKPLIIVINKADLVPIEVLKEWKEYLGREHPTVFISAKNRLGTRKLIVSIKQHAPRLPVRVSVVGYPNVGKSTIINYLKGRHVAETSPVPGWTIGEQVVRAKQWLIVIDTPGVIPPEEVRDEALLIIKGAIDPTKLEDPVLPAVKLIMRIKSFNPKAFMDRYGIDAEDPMELLELVGRKRGLLLKGGKVNIREAAIAVIRDWILGKLTYYYRPGVIGNA
- a CDS encoding zinc finger domain-containing protein, whose protein sequence is MALPRVERPRPVLHGPTVPVCSSCGKPIKPYERATHFLCPNCGKAEIWRCEHCRRTGNPYKCPVCGFEGP
- a CDS encoding stage II sporulation protein M; its protein translation is MIINIKRVALTYVVELILLVLLSIIGFYVGPSFVNQSVINSLRNQLISTADLGPNYIFLHNLEIDSLMAIPVVGPLFFVLALVMTGFVLGVYVAYALNSIIGLVISLFITMFFPHGIIELLAYAFSTTGSITFTRDLINSLRGGRRIGKGDVTALIIYYLISVILLYIAANVEYFEITALRGLISSMIS
- a CDS encoding V-type ATP synthase subunit D; translation: MAFERPVPSRLTLLRLRNQERLYRSIKKTVEDARNATIQRIRAIIPKLESARKSVYEELNRVSLMLKAAVSKISIEDYGKLSEVVRPSVDVEFVDIIMEGLKFRGLEFRGVSSPNYGIFAIPPELDSALYGIYGNFKAISEMMNLESLFYTLLARVREYQRMVNAIDNVLLPRIVESARFVRLKLDEDEREEFVRRIVINRLLETMGRR
- the infB gene encoding translation initiation factor IF-2 — its product is MSKVDSSFVDYRPPITVVVGHVDVGKTLLLDKIRGTFVAYREPGMITQHIGLSFIPWNAVERIADPLLTKFRLKGKVWIKGFLMVDTPGHAAFSNLRRRGGSVADLAVLVIDITRGFEEQTYESLTLIRSRNIPFVVAANKLDRIYGWEPHENAPFLDSYEKQREDVQGRVEEAIARIIEEFNKLGMDADRYDRVRDFNTQVPIVPTSAVTGEGLADLLVVLAGLSQRFSRDKLRVTYGPGKGVVMEIREEKGWGVTADVVLYDGVIRKGDLIVTAGLEGPVSTKVKMLVMPKPLDEMRDPEDRYMFMDEVKAAAGVKIIADGLDQVVPGAPVFVVPQEASLDEYVKLVREEVSEVKIETDRDGVVAKADTLGTLEAMVIYLRSQGIPVRKADVGNVSRRDVVDASIVRRKNPLYGVVLAFNVNVPHDVEVEAMQYGVKIFRNEILYRLVEEFTQWYKEQKTKLIEMELDKYVRPGKIRILPGYVFRRSNPVIVGIAVLEGVIKPGYPLIRGDGRRVGTIMQIQDKGKNIPEARKGMEVAISIEGNIMVGRQIKEGDELYVDVPEEHAITLMTQFKDQLTEDEIALLKEILKIKRSSK
- a CDS encoding TrpB-like pyridoxal phosphate-dependent enzyme → MEKYRIDLPIDEIPTYWYNILADLPEPLPPPYDPDNGKRLELLKQVIPSEPLRLEFSTERFVKIPEEVLERYLQVGRPTPLIRAKRFEEYLNAPVRIYLKMEGYTYTGSHKINSALAWVYYALKDGAKFVTTETGAGQWGSAVALAAALFKVKAHIFMVRASYYAKPLRRYLMQMYGAEVHPSPSELTEFGRKLLRENPNHPGSLGIAITESAEYALKNGGKYVVGSVINADIMFKTIAGLEAKKQLELIGEDPDVMIGVVGGGSNWGGAFYPFIGEELRSGKVRRRYIAVGALEVPKVTRGVYKYDDPDTGRVLPQLKMYTIGADFVPPPIYAGGLRYHAVAPTLSYLMYKGYVEGRDYDQETVFKMAQIFAQVEGYVPAPETAHVLPVVKEIADEARRTGEKRVILISFSGHGLLDLGNYADVLGFEKA